The proteins below are encoded in one region of Rhizobacter sp.:
- a CDS encoding M48 family metallopeptidase gives MTRGTPAPSTSQLSLFDEPTPADIPAPAAPRIVSAPPVAAPPAVPIADVLAPAVFRHPNAQREIRLREHTVAYALRRARRKSIGFVVGVEGLSVAAPKWVGLGEIESALREKGDWILRKLAEQQERAQRLQAAKVDWRDGTGIPFLGETVIVVLDVRAGLTRGGAVLNTDGDALPGVPRLTLHVGLPHTATPDQIRDVVQSWLQRQARRIFEERLTHFAQQLGVRYTRLSLSSAQTRWGSAGADGSIRLNWRLIHFAMPQIDYVVAHELAHLREMNHSPRFWDVVRSVMPDYEQVRSTLKDDVLPVFD, from the coding sequence ATGACCCGCGGCACCCCGGCCCCATCGACCTCGCAGCTTTCGCTGTTCGATGAGCCGACGCCGGCAGACATTCCGGCTCCGGCGGCCCCGCGCATCGTCTCCGCGCCGCCCGTCGCGGCCCCTCCTGCAGTCCCGATCGCCGACGTGCTGGCCCCCGCCGTCTTCCGCCACCCCAACGCCCAGCGCGAGATCCGCCTGCGCGAGCACACGGTCGCCTATGCGCTGCGCCGTGCGCGGCGCAAGAGCATCGGTTTCGTCGTCGGCGTGGAAGGCCTGAGCGTGGCCGCGCCCAAGTGGGTGGGCCTCGGCGAGATCGAATCGGCGCTGCGCGAGAAGGGTGACTGGATCCTGCGCAAGCTCGCCGAGCAGCAGGAGCGCGCCCAGCGCCTGCAGGCCGCCAAGGTCGACTGGCGCGACGGCACCGGCATTCCCTTCCTCGGCGAGACCGTGATCGTGGTGCTCGACGTGCGCGCCGGCCTCACGCGCGGTGGCGCGGTGCTCAACACCGATGGCGACGCTCTGCCCGGCGTGCCGCGCCTCACGCTGCACGTGGGCCTGCCGCACACCGCCACGCCGGATCAGATCCGCGACGTGGTGCAGAGCTGGCTGCAACGCCAGGCGCGCCGCATCTTCGAAGAGCGCCTCACGCATTTCGCGCAGCAGCTGGGCGTGCGCTACACGCGGCTCTCGCTGTCGTCGGCACAGACGCGCTGGGGCAGCGCCGGGGCCGACGGCTCGATCCGCCTCAACTGGCGCCTGATCCACTTCGCGATGCCGCAGATCGACTACGTGGTCGCGCATGAACTCGCACACTTGCGCGAGATGAACCACAGCCCGCGCTTCTGGGACGTGGTGCGCTCGGTGATGCCCGACTATGAGCAGGTGCGCAGTACCCTGAAAGACGACGTACTGCCGGTCTTCGACTAA
- a CDS encoding 1-acyl-sn-glycerol-3-phosphate acyltransferase, translated as MRTLWYALRSAFFVLWMSVTVIPWAIAVIIYSAFVRGDKMYWACAGWLMQSMWICRVVCGVKPRVTGMENLPDTGVILLPKHQSTWETFFFPSLMPHPLAYVFKRELLYIPFFGWAMARMDMIHIDRSKRNEAWSKVAEQGKRLMDAGNWVIMFPEGTRAARGQKGTYKAGGTRLACSTGRPVVPIAVTSARCWPRKSFLLRPGIVDVSIGKPIPSVGREPDELMREVEAWIEGEMHRLDPEAYPAKTAEPRT; from the coding sequence ATGCGCACCCTCTGGTATGCCCTGCGCTCGGCCTTCTTCGTGCTGTGGATGTCGGTCACGGTGATCCCCTGGGCCATCGCGGTCATCATCTACTCAGCCTTCGTGCGCGGCGACAAGATGTACTGGGCCTGCGCCGGCTGGCTGATGCAGTCGATGTGGATCTGCCGCGTGGTCTGCGGCGTGAAGCCGCGTGTCACCGGCATGGAGAACCTGCCCGACACCGGCGTGATCCTCTTGCCCAAACACCAGTCGACGTGGGAGACGTTCTTCTTCCCCTCGCTGATGCCGCACCCGCTCGCCTACGTCTTCAAGCGCGAGCTGCTCTACATCCCCTTTTTCGGCTGGGCGATGGCACGCATGGACATGATCCACATCGACCGCAGCAAGCGCAACGAAGCGTGGAGCAAGGTGGCCGAGCAGGGCAAGCGCCTCATGGACGCAGGCAACTGGGTCATCATGTTCCCCGAAGGCACACGCGCAGCGCGCGGCCAGAAGGGCACCTACAAGGCCGGTGGCACGCGCTTGGCCTGCTCGACCGGCCGGCCGGTGGTGCCGATCGCGGTGACCTCCGCGCGCTGCTGGCCGCGCAAGAGTTTCCTGCTGCGCCCGGGCATCGTCGACGTCTCGATCGGCAAGCCCATCCCCTCGGTGGGCCGCGAGCCCGACGAGCTGATGCGTGAAGTCGAAGCCTGGATCGAGGGCGAGATGCATCGGCTCGACCCCGAAGCGTACCCAGCGAAAACCGCGGAACCCAGAACCTAG
- the gmhB gene encoding D-glycero-beta-D-manno-heptose 1,7-bisphosphate 7-phosphatase, with translation MNLIILDRDGTINEDRDDFVKSADEWVPLPGALEAIARLNQAGWQTVIATNQSGLGRGLFDMAALNAMHTKMNAALARVGGRVGAVFFCPHAPEDQCSCRKPLPGLYEQIGERYGVDLRKVPVVGDSARDLEAAVAAGCPPHLVRTGKGAALSDAQIALLEQQIPELQVHADLAAFAEHMIQRERTARSGKVDSGFGRLD, from the coding sequence ATGAACCTCATCATCCTCGACCGCGACGGCACCATCAACGAAGACCGCGACGACTTCGTCAAGTCGGCCGACGAGTGGGTGCCGCTGCCGGGCGCGCTCGAGGCCATCGCCCGCCTCAACCAGGCCGGCTGGCAGACCGTGATCGCCACCAACCAATCGGGCCTCGGCCGCGGCCTCTTCGACATGGCCGCCTTGAACGCAATGCACACCAAGATGAACGCCGCGCTCGCGCGCGTGGGCGGCCGCGTCGGCGCCGTCTTCTTCTGCCCGCACGCCCCGGAAGACCAGTGCAGCTGCCGCAAGCCGTTGCCGGGTCTCTATGAACAGATTGGCGAGCGTTATGGCGTGGACCTGCGCAAGGTGCCGGTCGTGGGCGACTCGGCCCGCGACCTCGAAGCGGCCGTGGCCGCCGGTTGCCCGCCGCACCTGGTGCGCACCGGCAAAGGCGCGGCGCTCAGCGATGCGCAGATCGCGCTCCTGGAGCAGCAGATCCCCGAGCTGCAGGTGCACGCCGACCTCGCGGCCTTCGCCGAACACATGATCCAGCGCGAGCGCACGGCGCGCAGCGGCAAGGTCGATTCCGGCTTCGGGAGGCTCGACTGA
- the glyS gene encoding glycine--tRNA ligase subunit beta — MTTKNLLLELFVEELPPKDLKKFGASFSSVLAESLKANGLGTEHSAVTSFASPRRLAVHISAVRAQADDKAVSLKLVPVSVGLNADGQPTPALLKKLASVGADASVVPTLRRQMDGKAEALFYDSTAKGMTLAAGLQEALDKALAQLPIRKVMQYQLADGWSSVNFVRPAHGLVALHGADVVPISALGLTAGRETHGHRFEAKVDPVVVQDADHYAKQLEEQGAVIASFEHRHAEIVRQLQHAAGQLGLTPIDDPALLDEVTALVERPNVLLCEFEKEFLDVPQECLILTMKANQKYFPLLDAHGKLTNKFLIVSNIRPEDPSRVIGGNERVVRPRLADAKFFFDQDRKKTLASRVPGLAKVVYHGKLGTQGERAERVQAIGHAIINLLRLSTVPYSVDDKDHFDVLDSKVREAAQLAKADLLTDMVGEFPELQGVMGGYYARHEGLRDGVAIAIEDHYKPRFAGDTLPRNHTGTVLALADKLETLVGLFGIGQLPTGDKDPFALRRHALGVIRILIEKDLHLSVTELVKAAVPAFGTLIEDPTEALATFIYERLAGTLREQGYSAHEVDAVLALRPAPSDVPKRLAAVRAFASLPESASLAAANKRVGNILKKAEGVVDAKVDTALLKEPAEAALYESLQQVGPKADAAFDAGDQTASLQALAALKEPVDAFFDKVMVNAEDAALRANRLGLLATLHAAMNRVADLSKLAA, encoded by the coding sequence ATGACCACCAAGAACCTGCTGCTCGAACTCTTCGTCGAAGAGTTGCCGCCGAAAGACCTGAAGAAGTTCGGCGCCTCGTTCTCCTCGGTGCTCGCCGAGAGCCTGAAGGCCAACGGCCTCGGCACCGAGCATTCCGCCGTCACCTCCTTTGCATCGCCCCGCCGCTTGGCCGTGCACATCAGCGCCGTGCGGGCGCAGGCCGACGACAAGGCCGTGTCGCTCAAGCTCGTGCCGGTGAGCGTGGGCCTCAACGCCGACGGCCAGCCGACCCCCGCGCTCCTGAAGAAGCTCGCGAGCGTCGGCGCCGATGCGTCCGTCGTGCCGACGCTTCGCCGCCAGATGGACGGCAAGGCCGAAGCCCTCTTCTACGACAGCACCGCCAAGGGCATGACGCTCGCCGCCGGCCTGCAGGAAGCGCTCGACAAGGCGCTTGCGCAACTGCCCATCCGCAAGGTCATGCAGTACCAGCTGGCCGACGGCTGGAGCAGCGTGAACTTCGTGCGCCCCGCACACGGCCTCGTCGCACTGCATGGTGCCGACGTGGTGCCGATCTCGGCGCTCGGCCTCACCGCCGGCCGCGAGACCCACGGCCACCGCTTCGAAGCGAAGGTCGACCCGGTGGTGGTGCAGGACGCCGACCACTACGCCAAGCAGCTCGAGGAGCAGGGTGCCGTCATCGCAAGCTTCGAGCACCGCCATGCCGAGATCGTGCGCCAGCTGCAGCACGCAGCCGGCCAGCTCGGCCTCACCCCCATCGACGACCCGGCGCTGCTCGACGAAGTGACGGCGCTGGTGGAGCGCCCCAACGTGTTGCTGTGCGAGTTCGAGAAAGAGTTTCTCGACGTGCCGCAGGAGTGCCTCATCCTCACGATGAAGGCCAACCAGAAGTACTTCCCGCTGCTCGATGCGCACGGCAAGCTGACGAACAAGTTCCTCATCGTCAGCAACATCCGCCCCGAAGACCCGAGCCGCGTGATCGGCGGCAACGAGCGTGTGGTGCGCCCGCGCCTGGCCGACGCCAAGTTCTTCTTCGACCAGGACCGCAAGAAGACGCTCGCCTCGCGCGTGCCCGGCCTGGCCAAGGTGGTCTACCACGGCAAGCTCGGCACCCAGGGCGAGCGCGCCGAGCGGGTGCAGGCCATTGGCCACGCGATCATCAACCTGCTGCGCCTGAGCACGGTGCCCTACTCGGTCGACGACAAGGACCACTTCGACGTGCTCGACAGCAAGGTGCGCGAAGCCGCGCAGCTGGCCAAGGCGGATCTCTTGACCGACATGGTCGGCGAGTTCCCCGAGCTGCAAGGCGTGATGGGCGGCTACTACGCCCGCCACGAAGGCCTGCGCGACGGCGTGGCCATCGCGATCGAAGACCACTACAAGCCGCGCTTTGCCGGCGACACCCTGCCGCGCAACCACACCGGCACCGTGCTCGCACTGGCCGACAAGCTGGAGACGCTCGTCGGCCTCTTCGGCATCGGCCAGCTGCCCACCGGCGACAAGGACCCGTTCGCGCTGCGACGCCATGCACTCGGCGTGATCCGCATCCTGATCGAGAAGGACCTGCACCTGTCGGTGACCGAGCTGGTGAAGGCGGCGGTGCCGGCCTTCGGCACCTTGATCGAAGACCCGACCGAGGCACTCGCCACCTTCATCTACGAGCGCCTCGCCGGCACGCTGCGCGAGCAGGGTTACAGCGCGCACGAGGTCGACGCCGTGCTCGCGCTGCGCCCCGCCCCGAGCGACGTGCCCAAGCGCCTCGCCGCCGTGCGCGCCTTCGCGTCGCTGCCCGAGTCGGCCTCGCTCGCCGCCGCCAACAAGCGTGTGGGCAACATCCTCAAGAAGGCCGAGGGCGTGGTCGACGCGAAGGTCGACACCGCGCTCTTGAAGGAGCCGGCCGAAGCCGCGCTGTACGAATCGTTGCAGCAGGTCGGTCCGAAGGCCGATGCCGCCTTCGACGCCGGCGACCAGACCGCCTCGCTGCAGGCCCTGGCCGCGCTCAAGGAGCCGGTCGATGCCTTCTTCGACAAGGTGATGGTCAACGCCGAAGACGCCGCGCTGCGCGCCAACCGCCTTGGCCTGCTGGCCACCCTGCATGCCGCGATGAACCGCGTCGCCGACCTGTCCAAGCTCGCGGCCTGA
- the glyQ gene encoding glycine--tRNA ligase subunit alpha, translating into MLTFQQIILRLQDYWDRQGCALLQPYDMEVGAGTSHTATFLRALGPEPWKAAYVQPSRRPKDGRYGQNPNRLQHYYQYQVVLKPAPDNILDLYLGSLEALGFDLKSNDVRFVEDDWENPTLGCWGLGWEVWLNGMEVTQFTYFQQVGGVECKPITGEITYGLERLAMYLQGVDKVYNLKWTDTLSYGDVYLQNEVEQSTYNFEHSDVDFLLHAFAAHEKQAKYLMEQQLALPAYEQVLKAGHTFNLLDARGAISVTERAAYIGRIRNISRSVAQSYLDSRARLGFPMAPKAWADEVVAQLDKNKKAA; encoded by the coding sequence ATGCTGACCTTCCAGCAAATCATCCTGCGCCTGCAAGACTACTGGGACCGCCAGGGCTGCGCCCTGCTGCAGCCCTACGACATGGAAGTCGGCGCCGGCACCAGCCACACCGCCACCTTCCTGCGCGCACTCGGCCCCGAGCCCTGGAAGGCCGCCTACGTGCAGCCCAGCCGCCGCCCGAAAGACGGCCGCTACGGCCAGAACCCGAACCGCCTGCAGCACTACTACCAGTACCAGGTGGTGCTCAAGCCCGCGCCCGACAACATCCTCGACCTCTACCTCGGCTCGCTCGAAGCGCTGGGCTTCGACCTCAAGAGCAACGACGTGCGCTTCGTCGAAGACGACTGGGAGAACCCCACGCTCGGCTGCTGGGGCCTGGGCTGGGAGGTGTGGCTGAACGGCATGGAGGTCACGCAGTTCACCTACTTCCAGCAGGTCGGGGGCGTCGAGTGCAAGCCCATCACCGGCGAGATCACCTACGGGCTGGAGCGGCTGGCGATGTACCTGCAGGGCGTCGACAAGGTCTACAACCTGAAGTGGACCGACACGCTGAGCTACGGCGACGTCTACCTGCAAAACGAAGTCGAGCAAAGCACCTACAACTTCGAGCACAGCGACGTCGACTTCCTGCTGCACGCCTTCGCGGCCCACGAGAAGCAGGCCAAGTATTTGATGGAGCAACAGCTCGCCTTGCCCGCCTACGAGCAGGTGCTCAAGGCCGGCCACACCTTCAACCTGCTCGACGCACGTGGCGCGATCAGCGTGACCGAGCGCGCCGCCTACATCGGCCGCATCCGCAACATCTCGCGCAGCGTGGCGCAGAGCTACCTCGACAGCCGTGCTCGCCTTGGCTTCCCGATGGCACCGAAGGCTTGGGCCGACGAGGTCGTGGCCCAGCTCGACAAGAACAAGAAGGCCGCCTGA